DNA sequence from the Juglans microcarpa x Juglans regia isolate MS1-56 chromosome 5S, Jm3101_v1.0, whole genome shotgun sequence genome:
ttgattttatattatatcaaatattatattaattttatgttataagatttatagacatgaataataaaatcaaaatcttatgttatattaattagcaatttagtatataaaaaattatataaaatatattttatatatatataaatagttttataaccttttatataactatattttaaaagagaggcatttttataaaataagttataaaataatatcattttacgtaaatactctcattttaaaatatagtttgtataaaaatttataaaaatgattgtgagAAATAAGCTTTGTAGTAACAACATATGTGAAAGtttctataatattttacaattctattaaaaatattttgggatttttttttttttttttttttgggttttatgaAAGTGGgtagtttggattgaaaacaATTTTTGTGAAAATCTTTTCCCGAGCTGctgtgttaaaatatttaaatatatttttttgttgaagttaattttttttttaaagagaatttccttttttttttttttttcttttaaagagaaTTTCCTCAATTCTTCGATCCGTGTTCAAAACAAGTTAACGAGAAAAAAGCCCAgtgttaaaaacaaaaaacaagccAGCACTGAAAACACCTAAAACCTCAAAGTCCAGCGCTCTGCAACAGTAACACATACCACCGCAAAACCATTAGGACCTTTAACAGTTCCAAGCAAACCTCTCTCTCGCTTTCTTTCTATGTTGAGTCTATAGAAGCTGAGAGATGAAAGCTTTGAGCGCACTGAGAACACTCCCGACCCTCCCTCCAAAACCCTACAGAGACCCTCTCTCCCGGACCTTTCTTTATCAATTTTTCTCAGCCCAGCCTCAAGAAGAAGATCACACACATACAACCACATTCTCGGACTCTGAAAATGACTCAGACTCTGTCTTTGACAGTACCCATTACACAATACCAACCATTGCTTCGGAGCCCAACGCTCAACCCGCTCAGCAGCCCACTTGGGATGAGAAATATAGGGCGAAAGCTGATGAGTTAATCTTTGCGAAGGAAACCCAGAAAGGAAAATTGAGGACTTTGCagaaagaggaggagaggaggaggagagtgCTTGCCAAGGTGCTGCTCGAGGCGGCGTTGGAGGCAGCGGACGACGAGGTGGAGGAGCAGGATGAGAAGCTTGTGGTGAAGGAGGAGGACCAGAAGTCATTGTCGGTCGGGATAATTGGTGCTCCAAATGCTGGGAAGTCTGCACTTACAAACTACATGGTTGGTTTTGTTGgctattaatatatgttttgcACCATCATTTCATATGTAAGCTTGAACTTTCAGAAGTTCTTCAGGAGTAATTCAGCCTGTGCCGAGTGAATTGTAGGTTGTCTTTCCGAAAATGTCTAAACAAGTCTACCTTGATATGAAGCTCATTTCCAAGATTTTAGTTGAATAGTAGGTGCTTGTAATGTTATTTTCTGAAACTCATAGTTTAGTAACACGGTTGCTTGAAAATGTTAGAAGTTAAATcattatgtaaataatattgTGAGTCCAAGTAATAAAAACTTGTGAAAACATTTAACTTTTTAGAATTAATTTTTGCTTTTCATCTTGGAGTACTATGCATGACACGCATAGTGTCATCAATGAATTACAAGATAGCTTGTGCCTTGTGTATCAAAGTTGTGGTGCCTGGATGATGTCTTCTATTGCTTCTCCATGGTGCgtgatgatttttctttttctttctaatatattttttatttctttccgCCCTGTGTACTCTACTGCTGAACTTGGAGTGCTATTAATACAATGTCAAGCCAAATGCGTTAGTTTTGGCATGTGGGAGATTTGGGgagtttttacaaaaatattaacgGTGAGGTAGGAGTTGCTACACAAATCAATGCTTTGGCATAGAGATGTTTATTAAATGAGTATCCTAAAAACAATTTCACATTGAAGGTGAAGAGAAGCAACAGTTCAGCATAAATGGACTGGTCAGCATAACCAAGTTTTATGAAGGCAGTGCATTGCTGTTTCtcctgtaattatttttttataagtaagaagatatattattaatattgaaataggcatagctcaagtacacaggaagtatacaagagaatacACCTGGTTAGGAGCTAGAGCTTTTTCTCCAGTAAATTAGGTCCCTTTCTGTttagttgttgttgttgtgtaCCAAGGGTGGCTATGGGATATAGAAATTTTGTGAGTCTAAGAATGgaatttacttttcaaaaaaatcttaGGAAAGGGATTTTAATCCTGAATAAACATCCTATCCATTTCCCAATAGAGCTTGATTGAACACCAACAAATTTCTGCTTCCCAACTAGCTTgaggaaatttgttaaagacccaatcATTGATCTAAAAGTCTTAggactgttggatactaattcggttaaacctttaaccctcaggatcataacatttcatcacaCTTCCAAATCCGACGTCCACGGTGGTCCACTCTATCGACATTGACCTGGTGGTAGCCCTTTCCCTTTTAACGGCTTCACTCATCTATgagtattcaatgacttaacaccATGCCCATGCATAGTACCAAGGCATTTTAATCCAGCTTATAGGTCCCCTCCATGACTTGAAACACGTGACGTTGTCCCTACTCtaattccaattttttttttttataagtaactctGATTccaattgttaaagacccaaccattgatccaaaagtcaTAAGattgttggatactaatttggttaaaacCTTTAACCCTCATGATCATAACAAAATTGGAGTGAAAATCTTAAACCAATTaactagatggaatttgaacTCCTCAAAAATCTTAAACCAATTAACTAGATGGACTTTGAACTCCTCACTGACTCATCCCCAACAGgattttttgtggggtggagTTGGTGATGAGTCCAAAATCCATCTAGTTAATTGATTTAAGACTTGCAGTCGATTTCCTCTGGTTGGTTGGGAAAGAGTGACAAATAATATGTAGATAAAATGCTTAATCAAAGTTATCCGGTCGCCTTAAGACTGATTCACTTCCATCCAGCCAATTGATGGTGTTTTATCTGGCCTCTTATAGATAGAAGGGTGACAAATAATCTGATCTGATCAATATTTTCCAGTATCGGTCAAGTACTAGCAGTTTTTAGCTTATAACTGCATGCACATATGTTTTTTTAGAGGTTAACCACATGCACGCATATGTTATATTTGCAGTGCATTTGTTACAGGTTGGGACAAAGGTTGCTGCCGTTTCTCGGAAGACAAACACCACTACTCATGAAGTGTTAGGAGTgatgacaaaagaaaaaacccaaattGTGCGtatcttgttttgatatatTACCTATTCACTTATATGTGTGTAAACACGAGTCAGTGTGCATCTATTTTCAAAACTAAACAGTTATCACATGCATATAATTTCTAAATCACTTTAATACATAATATATGCGACtcaataaatattctaatttttctaCATGACGTGTTTTTTGTCCTGGATTGGTCTTTAGATACATTGCAAATATTTGTGCTCAAGGAATAATCTTCCTCATTCGTAGTTTCTTGTGTGACTGGATAAATTGGTGAAATTTAATTTGTTCAGATCTTCTGCTTTGTTACAACTATTGTTGCAACAATTCCAaaacttttttaattcttgTAACATaccattataaagagtaaaaaacaTATgggaaaaatacattttacacCTCCAAACTGATACTCAATTTGCAGAGTGGTATCTAAATGTCCAAAGTTGAAACATTGCACCTTCAAACTATAAAAAAGCTACAATGTGGTCCATCCTTTAAAATCTCATGGTCGAAATTGGACATAAGATGACAAATAGTGTGAGTTGGAGGGCACAATGGCTTAACTGTGGTAGTTTGGGTACCATATTGTAAATTGAGCTTCAATTTGGGGGCGCAGTATACATTctcccaaaataaataaaaggtaaTATGCTAGAAATAAATGTCTTGCCCCCTTAAATCTTTAGTTATTGggtggggctactatgccgcccagCTTTTACTGCTGGGCGTGCCACccaggcttttttttttttttgcttttttcttttcacatttttttaatatatttaaatatttttaaaaaataaaaaaatacatcaatacacttaaaatcactttcttaaaaaaaaagaagaaaacttttgaCCAGCGGTCAACTAGGGCGGTCAAACTAAGTGGGCAAAGAAGCTTTTCCCTTAGTTATTACATCTGAAATCAGATTAGTCTCTTTTCCTAGGCATATAATTAAAAGAAGTCATTGTCCTTTCATATTTATATCTCTCGTGTTTTCTAATAATTTCtctgattacttataaaaaaaaatatatctcatGGTAAACAAAGTGAAAGGAAGAATGAAAAAGTTTATTAAGGAACTGTGATTGATTTACATTGAGTGCTCTACTTATATACAAGATGAATAAGAGCACATGTAAAATAGAGCTGGCAGTCTAACTAATTAAATGCTTAACAAAGTAACAAGCTAATGAAACTAATAAAaatgcacatgaaaaatttgAGTGCTCAAAGACTCTTTCAGTTAGGTTGATGCTGCAGCCCAACACTTCAGGAATTTTCTTCCATGTTTCTGTAATTTTTAATTCTACATCTAATTATACTTTTTGGAATGCGTTGCAGtctaaatgaaatattatagaTTTTCTTATTCAAATTATGTGTTTCTTTACCAAAGGCTGAAGCATttcttttgtataaaaaaactGCAGATAAAATGGAGTGTTGGAACATCACTTAAATTGTATTTTGACACCATCTTTATGTTTTCTAGTGAAGGAGAACTTTAGGACTACAAATTTTCGTTATGTGACTGCAAAATTTTCGTTATTGCAAAACTTAAAGACTACACATTCTCGTTATTGTAACTGCACAATTTTCTCTAATGTAATTGTTATTTTGTGCAGTGCTTTTTTGATACGCCAGGACTTATGTTGAATAAAAGTGGATATCTTCACAAGGATATGAAAATTCGTGTGGAATGTGCTTGGAGTTCTGTTAATCTCTATGATGTGCTCATTGTTATTTTTGATGTCCATAGGCATCTTACCAGGTCAGTGAATAGCATTTGATCACAAGTAGACATCcttctctctaatttttctctACTATTTCAGAACATCATCACTGTGGTAGGGAGATTATAAAGCTGTCAATTCAGTTTGTGTGCATGTGTCTGCTACTTGcattgagtgtgtgtgtgtgtgtgcgtgtgcaCGCGCTATGAAGAGAGTCTGCTCTTCTTATCACTCTTATCATGTtaagttctttttataagtaaaatttatcAATATCAGTAATTTATCAATATCAGTAACGTAGCCAAATACACTGGATGtgtacaagagaaaacacccaATTGCACTTGGTGCCCAACATAACAATAATGATTTTGCCATTACTCCTTGAGCAACATTTTTTATAACCTTTTTCTTCGAGATGAGAGATGTAAAAGTTTTTACTTTGGGGGTGTCACCTGCCACAACTGCCATATTCTTTATGTAATTATATTTCTATATTTCATTGGGCCTTTGCACTGTATTTTACATGTACACTCTTATAATACATTTCGTTTTTAGATATTTCCTGTCGTGTTTGGATTGAAGCTTTTCATACTTACCTTTAGATACGCTAAAATCTTTCTACCAAGAAGTaacttttatttgatttttcaattaTAATGCTATCCTTGTATCCTTCTATTCAACACACTTGATTTATCTTGTCTCTTTTTAATGAACTTCTGTTTGAACCTTTAGTGCTTTCTAAATTACATAGAGCAGTCattgtaaattaatatataatagtttttCCATAATTACTAAAAACTTGGCtaaataaagaagaataagTACACGGTTCATACACTGTGTCATTGCAAGAGGTTACCACTGAACATGCAAGAGCAACAAATTCTGAAAAAGAATGGTAGCATTTGATGGTTTGTTAGTTTTTGTAGTGGATGATAGAAGCTCAATTTTGGCATGATTTGTGGTGTGGGGGCATCGCCCTAAAAAAGAGGTTTCCTCATTATTCCTAGTGGCTGAAGACAAAGGTTCTTAGAGGAACATTAGGGCCTGGTGATTTTTGGATTCATCAATTATGTGGCGGGAGATGGTTGATTCTTTCTTAAACCTTCTATATTCAAATATGCTGAGGGATGAAGGGGattttagattatttatgaatggGAATCGTTTGATACCACCTTATTGGGGTTAGTTATATGGATCTTTCTGTGCCTCTCAGCCCTTTGTGGGGCAATATCACTATTTACCTCTGTACCAGCTAGATCATTtgttaacccctaggggttggctcaagtggtaaaggccttggacTTAGGAGTATGCTCCTctcaagtctaaggttcaaattcccttgggtgcaaacaatctctaggggccatcggattgggagatttttctcttgaattacccgaggtgcattTACGGGAAACTCTTTGCCGAGGGCCTATGCatccccgggattagtcgggacgctgttcctggacagtgccaatcaaaacaaataaaatagctAGATCATTTGTTATAATAACTTCTACCAAAGTCTTTTTCgcctttttccctttttactCTTTCCACTTTTGCAGATTTTATGGAtttcttttgttgtgcactttccCTTTGCGGTAGGTATATCCTCTAGCTAGCAAAAGTCCTTACTCATCCAAAGGTTCTTGAAAGAGAGAAGTTTATCTAAAGCCCACTTATTCAAATAATGTCAGGGTCAATTTAAAGAATTACGTTTCCATCAACTTCAATGTAGTAAGCATACATCATGGCCAGCACTTTTATTTGACAATATCATGATGTTCCATAAATGAAGAACTTCCTTTGAGTTTATGAGCATTACAACATGATGTGATCTTTggtttttttggttcttttgttgttggttatgtgttttgtgtatttttttttccttgactTGTTTTTTTTCTGGAGAAACTTTTGCATTCTCGTTTACTGATTCTCTTATTAGTCTCTGTTATCCTAGATTTCAAAATTGTACCCGAGCCTTCTCTTTTTGCTTTGCAATTATCTGTATTAGGAAGCAAATGGAAACCTTAGCCATGTCTTATAATAAAACGAAATAAGACCCTTAAGggctatttctttttctttttttgattaGGGCTTTATGCCATAGGTGACAAATTGACGTAAGTTTTATATTaggtcttaatttttttaacaagtattagttattaaaaaaaatattctaccGTCTATCTTTGCTGTAGTCTTTACttaacagaaaaggaaaaaatgaataTCCTACAGTATTGTAACTTTTGGCTTGATTACCGATTTTCATGGACACTTTCAACCCCGTTCATATATGAGATAATATGTTAGAGAAACAAGTAGAGGGGAGAAAATCAAGTATAcagtatgtttttaaataatttacttaGAAATAGCAGCAAATGATGGGTACAAGAAGGAAATGAGCAGACACAGAATATGGTAGGGGAGTTTTCCATTCGATGTCGTTGGGGAGAATTAGTTTTGTAGCTGATTTCTCTTGTCGTAGTGCCACAAACAAGTGGAGTGCCGAGATTATGTGAGGTTATTGAGAGTGGGAAACAGAGCTTTTCTTGTTCAGCATTGCTCAAACAAACTTCGATACATGGAACTAAAAAAATCTTCTGGTGGATGTTGGTAGTGAGGAGGATCCACTGTATTGTTCACGGCGATGTGTCTTCAGTCTTCCTCTGAAGAGTGTGCTATAGGGTATGTCTGACCACTTGCAGAACATCAGAAATGTGTGCAGTGGCCAAAAACTCTGTAGCTTTAAATATTGTGAAAGTTGGTGGTGGAACTCAAGTCATCCTTCCTCAATACCCTATTTCAATGGGCCGTAGCCCAAAACCCTGCAGCTTTTTCTGATTCCACTTTTCCAGACTTCCTAGTTCTTTGTCCCTTTTCCAGTTACGTGTATTTCTTGTATACGTTTTGTGTAGTGGGGATCATCCTCTTTCTAGTCATAATAAAATCactacttacaaaaaaaaaaaaaaactgtaattaAGAAATGAGACAAAAATATCAATTGTATGGTAAGCAAGTATCAAGTATATGTTTACTAAACAATTGGCATATAGAGATTTTCATGGCTTTGTCTTATTTTCATCTGGTTTTACCTTCAGTGGAAAGGAAATGCTAAAATTTATACTACAATCCCATCATTATCTCACTCTACTGTCGTGGCAATCCGATAATTagtttcatttaataaattttgatattccatgtaattgaagaaaatgaaggctTGCCTAATTATATGATTACTTAAATAAGTTGCATGCAAACTTAGGGCTAGTTCACTGAGATATTGTCAGATATTTCTTTCCCCAAcatcacttttcaatttcaaattttcaactttttcatctaatcattatccaaatacaaaactcaataaattttcccaaacttccaatcaaaacacaaaaataatacaactttttcaaatttcaacacaaaaattatattaaaaaattatattcaaacaagttttgaactttataaaaattttattcgactttttttctctcctttctcaaaactcaataaaacatcttaacttaaagcatttcattattattcacaaaccatttaactattattcacagatattctgagatattctaagtgttcaaacgagcccttaataTCACACAAAACAACTGATAATCCTAAGTATGATGCTGTATTTTTAaccccctaggggttggctcaagtggtaaaggccttgggcttgtgGGTATGCTCACTCacgtctaaggttcaaatccccttgggtgaaAAAAATCTCTGGAGGCtatcggactgggggattttcctcttaaattacccgaggtgcacttgcaggaaacacCTTGCCGAGGACCTGTACAccgtattttttttctttttcttttttattttccctttatGTGAAATTAAGTTGCATGAATGCatagttattttaaaacatagttcAGTATTTGACTGTAATTATAGTTCAGTTGTTTTAATCTTTTCATTCTGCCATGCATACAGGCCTGATTTAAGGGTTATAAGATTGATCAAACAAATGGGGGCACAACCGCACCCAAAACAGAAGCGTATATTGTGTATAAATAAGGTTGATTTagttgagaaaaagaaagatctGTTGAAGGCTGCTGAACAATTTAAAGATCTTCCCGGATTTGAAAGGTGAGCATTTCTTGccggacaaaaaaaaaaagttgggttGTGACCTTTCTGAAAATTGTCTAATAATGATAGCTTCtgattcatattatataattttgcttctgattcatattatataattttactcCGTAGGTATTTCATGATTTCAGGACTGAAGGGCTATGGAGTAAAAGATCTAACTAAATATTTGACGGAGCAGGCATGTGGTTGCACCCATTACATCATTCTTCCTAATTGAATTTACATTTCTGTAGTAAGAgtttcttgaatttattttgttgctaTATGTCTTTTAGAATGCCATCTGATTGCCAGCCAGGACATCACAAACAAGCTATTTTGTCAACTGTTGACTCTTGTGAGAGCTATAGTGATGggctctcatttttttttttttttttatcagtctaTGGGCTCTCTTTATAACTCTTGATTGTCAGAAGAATTAATTTCTGAGTTATATTGTTTGATACGTATGTTTAATTCATACAATGTCTCTGCACCTTTACTTCTTTcttggaagaaaaaatattctgtttcttctctttctcataataaaggtttttttataagatactcaaaataaagttttagaCAGTGCTTCATTCATatgaattttgtttgtttgttt
Encoded proteins:
- the LOC121267522 gene encoding GTP-binding protein ERG-like, translated to MKALSALRTLPTLPPKPYRDPLSRTFLYQFFSAQPQEEDHTHTTTFSDSENDSDSVFDSTHYTIPTIASEPNAQPAQQPTWDEKYRAKADELIFAKETQKGKLRTLQKEEERRRRVLAKVLLEAALEAADDEVEEQDEKLVVKEEDQKSLSVGIIGAPNAGKSALTNYMVGTKVAAVSRKTNTTTHEVLGVMTKEKTQICFFDTPGLMLNKSGYLHKDMKIRVECAWSSVNLYDVLIVIFDVHRHLTRPDLRVIRLIKQMGAQPHPKQKRILCINKVDLVEKKKDLLKAAEQFKDLPGFERYFMISGLKGYGVKDLTKYLTEQAVTRPWDEEPFAMSEEVMKNISLEVVRERLLDHVHQEIPYGIEHRLIDWKELRDGSVRIEQHLITHKLSQRKILVGKKGSKIGRIGIEANEELRSIFKREVHLILQVRLK